Proteins encoded by one window of Candidatus Nitrosocosmicus hydrocola:
- a CDS encoding indole-3-glycerol-phosphate synthase, with protein sequence MVTNDLRFTQSRSILRTLAKNSFKAIDEGAYENNSTSDRSYYSHKTISLKNNIQSTLNVPLITEIKYASPSKGILADSEKFRVEAVAATMESAGACGISILSQPYLFNGSISNVMRARRATILPILMKDIIVSDIQIKAAKNSGADCVLFIKTLFDKNLAEKDLETLIEYASKIGLETILETHNMNEFQDAIRLQQNNPHDIHVIGINNRNLDTLEINLDTTINILTGNSKSGNVVISESGINEPEHIRSLIKAGADGFLIGTSLMENPTSLGKKIEELKIKQ encoded by the coding sequence ATGGTAACAAATGATTTGAGGTTTACTCAATCTAGATCAATATTGAGAACTTTGGCAAAAAATTCATTTAAGGCAATAGATGAAGGAGCATATGAGAATAATAGTACGAGTGACCGCAGCTATTATTCACACAAAACAATTAGTTTGAAAAATAATATTCAATCAACTCTAAACGTCCCGTTGATAACTGAAATCAAATATGCCTCCCCATCAAAAGGGATTTTGGCAGACTCTGAAAAGTTTAGGGTTGAGGCAGTTGCTGCAACAATGGAGTCTGCTGGAGCATGTGGTATATCAATATTATCCCAACCATATCTTTTCAATGGCTCAATATCAAACGTAATGAGAGCCAGAAGGGCCACTATTTTGCCCATATTGATGAAAGATATCATAGTTAGTGATATTCAGATAAAGGCTGCAAAAAACTCAGGAGCGGACTGTGTATTATTTATTAAAACATTATTTGACAAGAATTTGGCTGAAAAAGATTTGGAAACTTTAATTGAATATGCGAGTAAAATTGGGCTTGAAACAATTTTAGAGACTCATAATATGAATGAATTTCAAGATGCTATTAGGCTTCAACAGAATAATCCCCATGACATTCACGTTATAGGGATAAATAATCGTAATTTGGATACACTAGAGATCAATTTAGATACGACAATAAATATCTTAACTGGTAATTCCAAATCTGGGAACGTAGTAATATCTGAGAGTGGTATAAATGAACCCGAACACATTAGAAGTTTAATTAAGGCTGGTGCTGATGGATTTTTGATTGGAACATCTTTAATGGAGAATCCCACATCATTAGGCAAAAAGATCGAAGAATTGAAAATAAAGCAGTGA
- the trpB gene encoding tryptophan synthase subunit beta has translation MKANLLPGKFGTYGGRYVPETLIPALEDLERWYQKLSINKQFQKELSKLLENFAGRPTELYFAKNLTKKLNGPQIYLKREDLLHSGAHKINNTLGQALIAVKMGKRRIIAETGAGQHGVATSIACAVFGLESEIYMGAKDVERQQLNVFRMQIMNSKVHPVQSGSKTLKDAINEALRDWISNVNDTHYLIGSVMGPHPFPTIVRDFQSVIGKEIKIQMLKRTGSLPIAVIACVGGGSNAIGSFYPFLEDKKVNLIGIEAGGKGIKTDFHASTLSKGKVGIFHGMKSYFLQDDYGQIKEAHSISAGLDYPGIGPEHAHLKDIGRVRYPKITDKEAVNAFLELSKTEGIIPALESSHALAYIMKTAKDFKKDESVVITVSGRGDKDLQIVQDYLTKMTHD, from the coding sequence TTGAAAGCGAATCTATTACCTGGTAAATTCGGAACATATGGCGGACGGTATGTACCAGAAACTTTGATTCCCGCCTTAGAAGACCTGGAAAGGTGGTATCAAAAATTAAGCATCAATAAGCAATTTCAAAAGGAACTTTCCAAATTGTTGGAAAATTTTGCGGGTAGACCAACTGAGTTATACTTTGCAAAGAATTTAACCAAAAAGCTAAATGGACCACAGATCTATCTAAAGAGAGAAGATCTTCTTCATAGTGGAGCTCATAAGATCAATAATACACTTGGCCAAGCACTAATAGCAGTTAAAATGGGTAAAAGGCGGATTATTGCAGAAACTGGGGCAGGACAACATGGTGTAGCAACTTCAATTGCGTGTGCGGTGTTTGGCTTAGAATCTGAAATCTACATGGGTGCTAAAGATGTTGAACGACAGCAGTTAAATGTATTTAGAATGCAGATAATGAATTCAAAAGTTCATCCTGTACAGTCTGGATCGAAGACATTAAAAGATGCTATTAATGAGGCGCTAAGAGACTGGATTTCGAACGTAAATGATACGCATTACCTCATTGGATCAGTAATGGGTCCCCACCCATTTCCAACAATTGTCAGAGATTTTCAAAGTGTAATAGGCAAGGAAATCAAGATTCAGATGCTCAAAAGGACTGGTTCTCTTCCCATCGCAGTTATAGCTTGTGTTGGTGGTGGGAGTAACGCGATTGGCTCATTTTATCCCTTTCTCGAGGACAAAAAGGTTAATCTAATTGGTATTGAGGCAGGGGGTAAGGGAATAAAAACCGATTTTCACGCATCAACCCTTTCAAAAGGAAAAGTCGGGATATTTCATGGTATGAAAAGCTACTTTTTACAAGACGATTATGGGCAGATAAAGGAGGCTCATAGTATTTCTGCAGGATTGGATTATCCAGGGATTGGACCAGAACATGCACACCTAAAGGATATAGGCAGGGTTCGTTACCCTAAAATAACAGATAAAGAAGCGGTCAATGCATTTTTGGAATTATCAAAAACAGAAGGGATAATCCCTGCATTAGAATCATCTCATGCATTGGCTTATATCATGAAGACAGCTAAGGATTTTAAAAAGGACGAATCTGTAGTTATTACTGTTTCCGGAAGGGGAGACAAAGACCTACAGATCGTACAAGATTATTTGACCAAGATGACCCATGATTAG
- the trpA gene encoding tryptophan synthase subunit alpha: protein MNNKVALKFSNLEKRKEKALITYLVGGFPDLITSRQIIETVIESGADIVEIGIPFSDPMADGPIIQQAFSETLQNGIRPVDCLHLINSIKTRYDDTPIVVMTYSNILYANGLNKFLKLSKNSNIDGFIVPDLNFQEADDFLLASKNLGLATIFLTSPNTNLKRLAKICTISTGFVYMVSVYGITGSRNRFEKYTFDSIKKTKAITTKHDIPLAVGFGISTPSDGLKMIQAGADGIIVGSSLIKIIQQHKDDKDTMLKNLGLFVKQLKKVCYS, encoded by the coding sequence GTGAACAACAAGGTTGCATTAAAATTTTCAAACTTAGAAAAGCGTAAGGAAAAAGCATTGATTACTTATCTAGTTGGTGGTTTCCCAGATTTAATAACGTCCAGACAAATAATAGAAACGGTAATAGAATCAGGTGCAGATATTGTTGAAATAGGAATTCCTTTCTCAGATCCAATGGCTGATGGACCGATCATTCAACAAGCATTCTCAGAGACCTTACAAAATGGAATCAGACCGGTCGATTGTTTGCATTTAATAAATTCGATAAAGACTCGATATGATGATACCCCCATAGTTGTAATGACTTATTCAAATATTCTCTATGCAAATGGCCTAAACAAATTTCTAAAATTATCAAAAAATTCCAATATTGATGGGTTCATCGTGCCTGATTTGAACTTTCAAGAAGCTGATGATTTCTTGCTAGCTTCTAAAAATCTTGGTTTAGCAACCATATTTCTTACATCTCCAAATACAAACTTGAAGAGATTGGCCAAAATATGTACAATTTCAACTGGTTTCGTGTATATGGTTTCTGTATATGGCATCACAGGATCTAGGAATCGATTTGAAAAATATACGTTTGATTCGATCAAGAAGACTAAGGCGATAACAACAAAACATGACATACCCTTAGCCGTTGGTTTTGGTATTAGCACTCCATCTGATGGGCTTAAAATGATCCAGGCTGGTGCGGACGGAATTATAGTTGGTAGTTCATTAATAAAGATAATACAACAACATAAAGATGATAAAGATACTATGTTGAAAAACTTGGGTTTGTTTGTAAAACAGTTAAAGAAAGTTTGCTATTCCTAA